One Paraburkholderia agricolaris genomic region harbors:
- a CDS encoding LysR family transcriptional regulator translates to MDRLTSMAVFVKTADSGSFAAAALAFGISSQMAGKHVSTLEERVGARLLNRTTRRQSLTEIGRIFYERCKALLADAEAAESVAQELSASPRGRLRITAPVTFGTCCLAPMITRYLKVHPEVRVELALTDRFVDLVDEGVEAAIRLGTLSDSSLIARPLMPYRLVACASPGYLAERGEPATPQALAEHECLSFVYTSLPVETEWRFTDAHGEYLVPISGHFQANDVKALLAAALHGGGVILAPEVAVQDELASGRLVRLLNGYKAPARPMHLVFPASRATPKLRAFIDQVVAEFGPHAA, encoded by the coding sequence ATGGACCGTTTGACCAGCATGGCCGTGTTCGTGAAAACGGCCGACAGCGGCTCGTTCGCCGCGGCCGCGCTCGCCTTCGGCATCTCCTCGCAGATGGCCGGCAAGCACGTCAGCACGCTGGAGGAGCGCGTCGGCGCGCGTTTGCTCAACCGCACCACGCGCCGCCAGAGCCTCACGGAAATCGGCCGGATTTTCTACGAACGCTGCAAGGCACTGCTGGCGGATGCCGAAGCAGCCGAATCGGTCGCGCAGGAACTGTCGGCCTCGCCGCGCGGGCGTTTGCGCATCACCGCACCGGTTACTTTCGGCACCTGCTGTCTCGCGCCGATGATCACGCGCTATCTGAAAGTTCATCCCGAGGTACGGGTCGAGCTGGCGCTGACCGACCGTTTCGTCGATCTGGTCGACGAAGGGGTTGAAGCCGCGATCCGGCTCGGCACGCTGTCGGATTCGTCCCTGATCGCGCGGCCCCTGATGCCGTATCGGTTGGTTGCCTGCGCGTCGCCCGGCTATCTGGCCGAGCGCGGCGAGCCGGCCACCCCGCAAGCGCTGGCGGAGCACGAATGTCTGAGCTTCGTCTACACGAGCCTGCCGGTCGAGACCGAATGGCGTTTTACCGATGCGCACGGCGAATACCTGGTGCCGATCTCCGGCCACTTTCAGGCCAACGACGTGAAAGCGCTGCTGGCCGCTGCTCTCCATGGCGGCGGCGTGATCCTCGCGCCCGAAGTGGCGGTGCAGGACGAACTGGCCTCGGGCCGGCTGGTCCGCCTGCTGAACGGCTACAAGGCGCCCGCGCGACCCATGCATCTGGTGTTTCCGGCCAGCCGTGCCACTCCGAAATTGCGTGCCTTTATCGACCAGGTGGTGGCCGAATTCGGCCCTCACGCCGCCTGA
- a CDS encoding NADPH-dependent F420 reductase has product MKVGILGAGFIGRAMAALAQSAGYEVMISNSRGPQTLTSTAAALGCALGTAQEAAKFGDVVIVAVPFGSMDALPVAALDGKIVIDTCNHYPDRDGPIEALASGSTTTSQMLAAKLTGAKVVKAFNAILAKDLETDGKPAGAPNRRALPLASDDAQAKQIVSGLLDQLGFDPVDAGTLADSWRFERAKPVYCIPLDRAGMVEGLAAARRDVELPHGSWRH; this is encoded by the coding sequence ATGAAGGTAGGTATTCTTGGCGCCGGTTTTATCGGCCGCGCAATGGCGGCGCTCGCTCAAAGCGCCGGTTACGAAGTGATGATCAGCAATTCCCGTGGTCCGCAGACGCTGACCAGCACGGCTGCGGCGCTTGGCTGTGCGCTCGGCACGGCGCAAGAGGCGGCGAAGTTCGGCGACGTGGTGATTGTCGCCGTGCCGTTCGGCAGCATGGACGCGTTACCGGTCGCGGCGCTCGACGGCAAGATCGTGATCGACACGTGCAATCACTATCCCGACCGCGACGGCCCGATCGAGGCGCTCGCCAGCGGCTCGACGACCACTAGCCAGATGCTGGCCGCCAAATTGACGGGCGCAAAGGTAGTCAAGGCCTTCAACGCGATCCTGGCGAAGGACCTCGAAACGGATGGCAAGCCCGCCGGTGCACCGAATCGCCGGGCACTGCCGCTCGCTAGCGACGACGCGCAGGCCAAACAGATCGTGAGCGGGCTGCTCGATCAGTTGGGCTTCGATCCGGTCGATGCCGGAACGCTCGCCGACAGTTGGCGTTTCGAGCGGGCGAAGCCGGTTTACTGCATTCCGCTGGATCGCGCGGGCATGGTTGAAGGATTGGCCGCGGCGAGGCGGGATGTGGAGTTGCCGCATGGGTCGTGGCGGCACTGA
- a CDS encoding c-type cytochrome, which produces MTSRVARTLRTCCVCAAWFASVAVAAPSEPDQAGSWPLAQQHWIQNCMGCHTATGAGIPGKVPPLANSLGYFEGVPGGREYLTRVPGASNSALTDQELADVLNWLLTTMNLNALPPGFKPYTAAEVAVHRRPALADVAGTRAALIRLLRERGVTAVAEHY; this is translated from the coding sequence ATGACAAGCAGAGTCGCCCGAACGTTGCGAACCTGCTGCGTTTGTGCGGCATGGTTCGCCAGCGTGGCGGTTGCTGCCCCGTCCGAACCCGATCAGGCGGGTAGCTGGCCACTCGCGCAACAGCACTGGATCCAGAACTGCATGGGCTGCCATACGGCAACCGGCGCCGGCATCCCCGGCAAGGTCCCGCCGCTCGCCAATTCGCTCGGTTATTTCGAAGGCGTGCCCGGTGGCCGCGAGTACCTGACGCGCGTGCCAGGCGCATCAAACTCGGCGCTTACCGACCAGGAGCTTGCCGACGTGTTGAACTGGCTCCTGACCACCATGAATCTCAACGCGCTGCCGCCCGGCTTCAAGCCTTATACGGCGGCGGAGGTGGCCGTGCATCGGCGCCCGGCGCTTGCCGACGTTGCAGGTACCCGAGCAGCCTTAATCCGGCTGCTACGCGAACGTGGCGTGACGGCAGTTGCGGAGCACTATTAA
- a CDS encoding c-type cytochrome yields the protein MMTFAGAVNVSVAQTVLYHAGKTTFDAHCAVCHQTGGIGQDGLAPPLTRYPGKYAGVAAGRQQLTATVLHGMFGEIRVNDKTYNFRMPSFASMSDEELAQVLNYVVFDLNARHANAKPFTASDLKTARGQELDGSAVHARRALLTKRLGL from the coding sequence ATGATGACGTTTGCCGGCGCCGTGAATGTCTCGGTCGCTCAGACGGTGCTGTACCACGCAGGCAAAACTACCTTCGACGCGCACTGCGCCGTGTGCCATCAGACGGGCGGCATCGGGCAAGACGGCCTCGCGCCGCCGCTCACCAGATACCCGGGCAAGTACGCGGGCGTCGCCGCCGGGCGGCAGCAACTGACCGCGACGGTGCTGCATGGCATGTTTGGCGAGATCCGGGTCAACGACAAGACCTACAACTTCAGAATGCCGAGCTTTGCCAGCATGAGCGATGAAGAACTCGCGCAAGTACTCAACTACGTCGTGTTCGACCTCAATGCGCGGCATGCCAACGCGAAACCCTTTACCGCGAGCGATCTCAAGACGGCACGCGGGCAGGAACTGGACGGCAGCGCGGTACACGCACGTCGTGCACTGCTAACGAAGCGCCTCGGACTATGA
- a CDS encoding methylamine dehydrogenase light chain, protein MALFDSWFERSARSVAQRSSRRSALAQLGKVLVGTALVPLLPVDRTANAANAANASNAASAASDDPLSCDYWKYCAIDGFLCSCCGGTSSTCPPGTTASPITWIGTCRNPHDGSDYIVSYNDCCGKTSCGSCFCNRNEREKPLYKLSLNNDINWCMANSNSNYHCSVSVLLGAAKQ, encoded by the coding sequence ATGGCCCTGTTTGATTCATGGTTCGAACGTTCGGCGCGCAGTGTCGCGCAACGCAGCTCGCGACGCAGTGCATTGGCACAGCTTGGCAAGGTACTCGTCGGCACGGCGCTCGTCCCGCTTCTGCCCGTCGACCGCACGGCAAATGCGGCGAATGCGGCGAATGCGTCAAATGCGGCATCGGCCGCGAGCGACGATCCGCTGAGTTGCGACTATTGGAAGTACTGCGCAATCGACGGCTTCCTGTGCAGTTGCTGCGGCGGCACGTCGAGCACCTGTCCGCCGGGCACCACCGCTTCGCCGATCACGTGGATCGGCACCTGCCGCAATCCACACGACGGCTCCGACTACATCGTCTCCTACAACGACTGTTGCGGCAAAACCTCCTGCGGCAGTTGCTTCTGCAACCGCAACGAACGCGAGAAACCGCTTTACAAGCTCTCGCTCAATAACGACATCAACTGGTGTATGGCCAACAGCAATTCGAACTATCACTGTTCAGTGTCGGTTCTACTGGGAGCCGCAAAGCAATGA
- the mauD gene encoding methylamine dehydrogenase accessory protein MauD: MMQTALTLSTALLWAAVLALGAICLALVRQIGILYERVMPVGALMIDKGPAVGALAPAFELNDIHGRQVKVGGMDASGKATLLFFLSPTCPVCKKLLPLLPSLQASESIPVNVVLASDGELAEHTRFADKHRLGGFPYVLSQELGMAYQIGKLPYAVLLDETGKVRAKGLVNSREHLESLFEARERDVASLQQFVHGEQHA, from the coding sequence CTGATGCAAACCGCGCTCACCCTTTCCACCGCACTGCTTTGGGCGGCCGTACTCGCGCTCGGCGCCATCTGCCTCGCTCTGGTTCGCCAGATCGGCATCCTCTATGAACGCGTGATGCCCGTCGGCGCGCTGATGATCGATAAGGGTCCGGCGGTCGGCGCGCTCGCCCCCGCGTTCGAGCTGAACGACATTCATGGTCGCCAGGTAAAAGTCGGCGGCATGGATGCAAGCGGCAAAGCGACCCTGCTGTTCTTCCTGTCGCCGACCTGCCCCGTTTGCAAAAAACTGCTGCCGCTATTGCCATCGCTTCAGGCCAGCGAATCGATACCTGTCAATGTCGTGCTCGCGAGCGACGGCGAACTCGCCGAACACACGCGCTTCGCTGATAAGCACCGCCTGGGCGGGTTCCCGTATGTGCTGTCACAGGAACTCGGCATGGCCTATCAGATCGGCAAACTGCCCTATGCCGTGCTGCTCGACGAAACCGGCAAGGTGCGTGCGAAGGGACTCGTCAACTCGCGTGAACATCTCGAAAGCCTGTTCGAAGCCAGGGAGCGCGACGTCGCGTCGTTGCAGCAATTCGTGCATGGCGAACAGCACGCCTGA
- a CDS encoding MauE/DoxX family redox-associated membrane protein encodes MIDPVLASTAQSSAAIVVLLDALAKWRRPAAFRGALAQYQLIPEAFVTPAALAVTGTETLGAAALLFPDSRIVGAAVLTVLLVSFAVALTINILRGHTDIDCGCSGFASLASMPRDAAARGIGWLHVGRALLIAVFVATTFIEPATRAIVWFDYITLVFAVLLTVCALLVLDTLLANGPRLKQLRNS; translated from the coding sequence ATGATCGATCCCGTTCTCGCGAGCACCGCGCAATCAAGTGCCGCGATCGTCGTATTGCTCGACGCGCTCGCCAAGTGGCGCCGGCCGGCCGCATTTCGCGGCGCGCTTGCCCAATACCAGCTTATTCCTGAAGCGTTCGTCACGCCGGCGGCGTTAGCGGTGACCGGCACGGAAACGCTGGGCGCCGCCGCGCTCCTGTTTCCCGATTCACGCATTGTGGGCGCAGCGGTACTGACTGTCCTGCTGGTGTCGTTCGCCGTTGCCCTCACCATCAACATCCTGCGCGGGCATACGGACATCGATTGCGGCTGCTCCGGCTTCGCCTCCCTCGCCAGCATGCCGCGTGACGCCGCAGCGCGCGGCATCGGCTGGTTGCATGTGGGGCGCGCGCTGCTTATCGCCGTCTTCGTCGCCACCACCTTTATCGAACCAGCCACACGGGCAATCGTGTGGTTCGACTACATCACGCTCGTCTTCGCCGTGCTGCTCACGGTCTGCGCCCTGCTCGTACTCGACACGCTGCTCGCCAACGGCCCCCGGCTCAAACAATTGAGGAATTCCTGA
- a CDS encoding amine dehydrogenase large subunit has translation MNVRRRTTAVAAMLALACSAQAAEKPEELSIQKMPPWHPHEIFVVDANAPSMTDGRVYVYDADTMKPLGQIDAGFAPGFAISPDHLTSYVATTYFSRGGHGTRTDVVEFADNATLAVAGEVVIPPKHAQGVTSPWMAAFAQNGKHLYVANITPATSVSVVDVHSKKLLSEIDTAACVLAYPSGNDKFTSLCESGRALTVTLDAHGKEVKRSLSEPFIDVEHDPVFVNASPYQGTYLFTSFHGMVRSADFRGDKPVFGKPWSLVSDAERAESWRPGGMQQTAVQARLHRLYVAMHKGTDGSHKYPASEVWVFDLNTRTRIARWDLAQQKIGPLLSIQVSEDDQPLFYGITLTSGLVVMDAQTGKLKHIEEHVGNTATLLVNP, from the coding sequence ATGAATGTGAGGCGACGAACAACGGCAGTCGCAGCGATGCTTGCGCTGGCGTGCAGCGCGCAGGCAGCCGAAAAGCCCGAAGAGCTATCCATACAGAAGATGCCACCGTGGCATCCCCATGAAATCTTCGTGGTCGACGCCAACGCGCCGTCGATGACCGATGGCCGCGTCTATGTCTACGACGCGGATACCATGAAGCCACTCGGGCAGATCGACGCTGGCTTCGCGCCCGGCTTTGCAATCTCGCCGGATCACCTCACGAGCTACGTCGCCACCACCTATTTCTCGCGCGGCGGCCACGGCACGCGCACTGACGTGGTGGAGTTCGCCGACAACGCCACGCTCGCCGTCGCTGGCGAAGTCGTGATCCCGCCAAAGCATGCACAAGGCGTGACATCGCCATGGATGGCCGCATTCGCCCAGAACGGCAAGCACCTGTACGTCGCGAACATTACGCCGGCCACCTCGGTCAGCGTGGTCGACGTGCATTCGAAGAAACTCCTCTCGGAGATCGACACGGCCGCCTGCGTGCTGGCGTATCCGAGCGGCAACGACAAATTCACCTCACTGTGCGAGAGCGGCCGCGCGCTCACCGTCACGCTCGATGCGCATGGCAAAGAGGTGAAGCGCTCCTTGTCGGAACCCTTCATCGACGTCGAGCACGATCCTGTATTCGTCAATGCCTCGCCTTATCAGGGGACTTACCTCTTCACGAGTTTTCACGGCATGGTCCGCAGTGCGGATTTCCGCGGCGACAAACCTGTGTTCGGCAAGCCGTGGTCGCTCGTCAGCGACGCCGAGCGCGCCGAAAGCTGGCGTCCGGGCGGCATGCAGCAGACCGCCGTGCAGGCCAGACTGCATCGTCTTTACGTCGCGATGCATAAGGGTACGGATGGATCCCACAAGTATCCTGCAAGCGAAGTCTGGGTATTCGACCTGAACACCCGGACGCGCATCGCGCGCTGGGACCTCGCCCAGCAGAAGATCGGGCCACTCCTGTCGATTCAGGTCAGCGAAGACGACCAGCCGCTCTTTTACGGCATCACGCTAACCTCCGGACTGGTCGTCATGGACGCGCAAACCGGTAAGCTCAAACACATCGAAGAGCACGTCGGCAACACCGCCACCCTGCTCGTCAACCCGTGA
- a CDS encoding helix-turn-helix domain-containing protein, translating to MGNYYSVQQFSDADEHAQSLVETDQSYFQIESGPFQSTLRQFDLDGLHLFAECSNRRVVQCGQISAGSIGLAWTTLAGAAPTSRGREIDELSIMVARSGEDWVLHVPPGTEIVGVTMSADEFDRLAESLGLTTLQYGLRHSQFTPGSNRSTYALSALRSRIDVLKSNAASLADAGPRAMARKQLLDDLFCALSESSSSSRFDVTRLTYSDIVKRSQEIALGNAEYPTSVLDLCSELRICRRTLQKSFLQVTGQSPSSYLRAVRLCGVRRLLRSTLANQMTIANAAARWGFFHLGNFASDYRRLFGELPSRTPRFAS from the coding sequence ATGGGTAATTACTATTCGGTTCAGCAGTTCTCCGACGCGGATGAACACGCCCAAAGCCTGGTCGAAACCGATCAGAGTTACTTTCAGATCGAAAGCGGGCCGTTTCAAAGCACGCTGCGACAGTTCGATCTCGACGGACTTCATCTGTTTGCGGAATGCAGCAATCGGCGCGTCGTCCAGTGCGGGCAAATATCGGCCGGCTCAATAGGGTTGGCATGGACGACCCTCGCGGGTGCTGCGCCGACGAGCCGGGGCCGCGAGATCGACGAGCTGTCGATCATGGTCGCGCGCAGTGGCGAAGACTGGGTGCTGCATGTCCCGCCCGGCACCGAGATCGTTGGCGTGACGATGTCGGCCGACGAGTTCGATCGTCTTGCCGAATCGCTTGGTCTTACGACCTTGCAGTACGGACTCCGTCATTCTCAATTCACGCCGGGAAGCAATCGTTCGACCTACGCTTTGTCGGCATTGCGCTCGCGCATCGACGTGCTGAAAAGCAACGCGGCAAGTCTTGCAGACGCAGGCCCGCGCGCAATGGCTCGCAAGCAGTTGCTCGACGACCTCTTCTGCGCGCTGAGCGAATCGTCTTCGTCAAGCCGCTTCGATGTAACGCGTCTGACATACAGCGACATCGTCAAACGCAGCCAGGAGATTGCGCTGGGTAACGCCGAATACCCGACCTCGGTACTCGACCTGTGCAGTGAACTGCGCATCTGCCGGCGCACGCTGCAAAAGAGCTTTTTGCAGGTGACGGGTCAATCGCCGTCATCCTATTTGCGCGCGGTGCGCCTTTGCGGCGTACGTCGGCTTCTGCGCTCAACGCTCGCCAACCAGATGACGATTGCGAATGCCGCGGCGCGCTGGGGTTTCTTCCATCTCGGTAATTTCGCGAGCGACTATCGCCGCCTCTTTGGCGAGCTGCCGTCGCGCACCCCGCGCTTCGCCTCCTGA
- a CDS encoding DUF1329 domain-containing protein — protein sequence MKKRGIWTVCAIAAALSCVHIAAVQAEDLTVEGAERGASADGMVPAFAGRQAPEAGWSYGKYRADFWRHRSEKPLYSIDASNVDKYADKLSAGQLALIRQKKGYRMDVYPTHRECQLPDWVEDNTRKNLTAAKMDATGESIQTAVLPGIPFPQPKTGAQAMWNYEMRYRGVGIEWPKVPTAVSPRPGSTDWIVTTGPQTMFFPWGKQGQNTPEQVGGVQNSIYFAYSTPAAMAGQGLMGSAYFGKPSEAFYYFPGQRRVRRMPSYAYDAPQIGFENQYTVDEGWLFNGQLDRFNWKLVGKREMLIPYNDFGMYDFNSKFEDVAKNDGLDAAHRRYEMHRVWVVEATVKPSVRHVASKKVFYLDEDSWLALVGEDYDAQGKLWKVREGYPIPVWELGGSCDIEPFVQYDLLDGRYVFDQSPIGGGKDIHWFEQTTDDRFKSGFYNAENLRAISER from the coding sequence ATGAAGAAGCGGGGTATCTGGACTGTGTGCGCGATTGCGGCGGCATTGTCATGTGTGCATATCGCTGCCGTGCAGGCGGAGGACCTCACTGTGGAGGGTGCCGAACGCGGCGCGAGCGCGGACGGCATGGTCCCGGCTTTCGCGGGCCGGCAGGCTCCCGAGGCAGGATGGAGCTACGGCAAGTATCGCGCCGATTTCTGGCGGCACAGGAGCGAGAAACCGCTTTATTCAATCGACGCGTCCAACGTGGACAAGTACGCTGACAAGCTTTCTGCGGGCCAGCTCGCCCTTATCAGGCAGAAGAAAGGTTATCGGATGGACGTCTATCCGACACACCGCGAATGCCAGTTGCCCGATTGGGTCGAGGACAATACCAGGAAAAATCTCACCGCCGCGAAAATGGATGCAACGGGCGAGTCCATCCAGACGGCGGTGTTACCGGGGATTCCCTTTCCGCAGCCAAAGACTGGCGCACAAGCGATGTGGAACTACGAGATGCGTTATCGCGGCGTCGGCATCGAGTGGCCCAAAGTGCCGACGGCCGTGTCGCCGCGCCCCGGCAGTACCGACTGGATTGTGACAACCGGCCCGCAGACGATGTTCTTTCCCTGGGGCAAGCAAGGCCAGAACACGCCTGAACAGGTTGGCGGAGTTCAAAATTCCATCTACTTCGCGTATAGCACGCCGGCCGCAATGGCGGGCCAGGGTCTGATGGGGAGTGCCTACTTTGGCAAGCCATCCGAAGCGTTCTATTACTTTCCCGGGCAGCGACGCGTGAGACGAATGCCGTCGTACGCCTACGACGCGCCGCAGATCGGCTTCGAGAACCAGTACACGGTGGACGAGGGGTGGCTTTTCAACGGGCAACTGGACCGGTTCAACTGGAAGCTCGTCGGCAAGCGGGAAATGCTGATCCCGTACAACGACTTCGGAATGTACGACTTCAACAGCAAGTTCGAAGATGTGGCGAAAAACGACGGTCTCGACGCCGCTCACCGGCGCTATGAGATGCATCGCGTCTGGGTGGTCGAGGCGACGGTCAAACCAAGCGTGCGCCACGTCGCATCGAAAAAGGTCTTTTACCTGGACGAAGATAGCTGGCTTGCATTGGTCGGCGAAGATTACGACGCACAAGGCAAACTCTGGAAAGTTCGCGAAGGCTATCCGATCCCCGTGTGGGAACTGGGCGGCTCCTGCGATATTGAACCGTTCGTGCAATATGACCTGCTGGATGGACGTTACGTGTTCGACCAGTCGCCGATAGGGGGCGGTAAGGATATTCACTGGTTCGAACAGACGACTGACGATCGCTTCAAGTCGGGCTTCTACAACGCCGAGAACCTGCGCGCCATCAGCGAGCGATAA
- a CDS encoding DUF1302 domain-containing protein: protein MKTTEVALPVLFVSLGILSMNAYGYDFDTGLGDLHGSWVSNLTAGAGIRVKDPSCSLTGDPNSAGCGTGANTAQWGSGSNGDLNYRKGQPFSTYVSATSELLLTMPAEGYKFMIRGTALYDFLATDTARTPLSSDAAAQIAHNVELLDLWGEKDFHIGGQSAHLRLGNQVINWGESIYAMGGINATNSLDVQKLLVPGTQLKQALLPAPMISFASGLPAGFSTEAYLQFQWNGDRFPPSGSYWSFANNLGRGAGPATLNTNNFNVNGTDAGTIAGSASGNANTIAGINSGLAGGEFAGPPYNSIGVPNTNVLPGNRPQYGIKLNYRTKSDINLGFYYENYTDKSPVATSLANLTTQLSYLQNRQLFGVSANLPLGNWAIGTELSYRPHDAVALSACFSPGGPLDLNTNGAQGVNCQQWADQKKLQYDLTGILMLTRSEYPFLNLIRADAAVLTLEATWIYYPGLNAGGMTRTVDGVPVTQVPAAGYFTWLNNNSGLGYPIVAAQGTASSVGATVDFNWTYDGSLIPGWQVTPGVTFTDALYGYTPTFFANYMQGAKSVNVYVQFNQNPAVWQAGINFTAFFGGHQTVGQPYADRNFVGLFATRNF, encoded by the coding sequence ATGAAAACCACGGAAGTTGCTCTTCCAGTCCTGTTTGTATCATTAGGTATCCTTTCAATGAATGCGTACGGATACGACTTTGATACGGGATTAGGCGACCTGCACGGCTCGTGGGTGTCGAATCTGACAGCGGGTGCGGGGATTCGCGTGAAGGACCCGAGTTGTTCGCTGACGGGCGACCCCAACTCGGCCGGTTGCGGTACGGGTGCCAATACGGCGCAATGGGGCTCGGGCAGCAACGGGGATCTGAATTACCGCAAAGGACAGCCGTTCAGCACGTACGTGAGCGCTACGTCCGAACTGCTGCTAACGATGCCGGCCGAAGGCTACAAGTTCATGATCCGCGGCACGGCCCTCTATGACTTTCTCGCAACGGACACCGCGCGCACACCGCTGTCGAGCGACGCTGCCGCGCAGATTGCCCATAACGTCGAACTGCTGGATCTGTGGGGCGAGAAGGACTTCCACATCGGCGGCCAATCCGCGCACCTGCGACTCGGCAATCAGGTGATCAACTGGGGCGAGAGTATCTACGCGATGGGCGGCATCAATGCGACCAACTCGCTCGACGTGCAGAAACTGCTGGTTCCTGGGACGCAGCTCAAGCAGGCTTTGCTACCGGCGCCGATGATCAGCTTCGCGTCCGGGCTGCCGGCGGGGTTCAGCACTGAGGCATACCTCCAGTTCCAGTGGAACGGCGATCGCTTTCCGCCGTCTGGAAGCTATTGGTCATTTGCCAACAACCTGGGGCGCGGTGCCGGGCCGGCAACACTCAACACGAACAATTTCAACGTCAATGGCACGGACGCCGGCACCATCGCCGGCTCCGCAAGCGGCAACGCGAACACCATTGCGGGGATCAACAGCGGCCTCGCGGGTGGCGAGTTCGCCGGGCCGCCATACAACTCGATTGGCGTGCCGAACACTAACGTGCTGCCCGGCAACAGGCCGCAATACGGCATCAAGCTGAATTACAGAACGAAGTCCGACATCAATCTGGGTTTCTACTACGAAAATTACACTGACAAGTCACCGGTCGCGACCTCGTTGGCGAACCTGACGACGCAATTGTCGTATCTCCAGAACCGTCAGCTTTTCGGCGTAAGCGCGAATCTGCCACTCGGCAACTGGGCGATCGGCACCGAACTGTCGTATCGGCCACACGATGCCGTGGCGCTGTCCGCCTGTTTTTCACCGGGCGGCCCGCTTGATCTGAATACCAACGGCGCGCAGGGCGTCAACTGTCAGCAGTGGGCCGACCAGAAGAAATTGCAGTACGACCTGACCGGCATCCTGATGTTGACTCGTAGCGAATATCCGTTTCTGAACCTGATACGCGCGGATGCGGCCGTGCTGACACTGGAAGCCACCTGGATTTACTACCCGGGCCTGAACGCCGGCGGCATGACGCGCACCGTCGATGGCGTGCCGGTCACGCAGGTTCCCGCCGCCGGCTATTTCACCTGGCTCAACAACAATTCTGGGCTGGGTTATCCGATCGTCGCTGCGCAAGGAACGGCGAGTTCCGTCGGCGCCACGGTCGATTTCAACTGGACCTATGACGGCAGTCTGATCCCCGGATGGCAGGTCACGCCGGGTGTGACGTTTACCGATGCGCTCTATGGATATACGCCTACATTTTTCGCCAACTATATGCAGGGTGCGAAGTCGGTGAACGTCTACGTCCAGTTCAATCAGAATCCGGCCGTCTGGCAGGCCGGAATCAACTTTACGGCGTTCTTTGGCGGTCATCAGACGGTCGGACAACCGTACGCGGACCGCAATTTTGTGGGCCTTTTCGCCACGCGCAACTTTTAG